tgacaccatgcttgttaattcagttagtaagcgaatatgcccaagtttatgcagccgataaaactactatccttactccgtatagctctctactgatttgctatcgcaattgatgcttcgcctttcggtcgaaactgcgaattttttcaATACGctcttttttttcaaattttgttTTAAATGAAGTGGGTAGACACTTACACGCTACTTTACAGGGTTACTTTATGAAAAATACAAACAAAGGTGGCCGAAGCCACTGATGCCTCGCAAAACGAAGAAAAGTGTGGTATTGCTAAATTCTGTCCTATTCTCAAATGGCCATTTTCCCTTCGTCTTCAGGGGATTGTATCCATCTTTCTGGCAGATTGTTTATTTTTGGCCCATCGTAAATTAAGCCCATCAATAGATTATGCAGTGGTCGTAACCGATTCATTCTCATTGTGCACTTCTCTCGCTGCAGCTAGTGACTCGCAGGCTTTGGGAGTGTTTAAATCACTAGTACCTCACCACTTAATGTCTACGCGATTGCGTTGGGTACTTGGGCATGCAGGTCTATTTCTAAATGAAGCGGCTAGAAGCATCCGCGAAGGCATCGACAGATGGCCCGGCCATTCGTGTTCTTCGTTCATCAGCATTGATCACAGCGTCAACGTTTCAGAGGCAAATGAGGCCGAGATAATTCACTGTTCCGTCTATAACACCTTCCTCGGATTTTAACCACCTGTTGTGCACATGGAAAAGTTATCTATGGCAAACGAGAACATTTTGTGTAGCCATTAGTAGGCTACGAGGTCACATACCGTctcaaaatttttatttacataggtCTGGTCTGGCACCGTCATCGATTTGTTCTTCTTGTGAGGAAGATGAGACCATAGGATACACATTTTTTGTGGTCCACGATCTATTACTCTGAGAAAAGGAGCCTTAGAAATACCGCTCTATATCTTCTTGAATTAGATTTAACTGCTCAATATTTAGCACCCTATGATGCATTCACTCTCGAGATCCGCGACGAGAAAGCTTGCGCTCTCATCCACGATTCTCTTTAAGGTTCAATGAAAATTAAACTAAATTCAGAATTTGATGTTTCATTTTCTTTCCATCAGATTGATTTCAAGGTGTTTTATTTTTATGCTGTTCATTTAATTCTACATTTTcataaaatcattctttccaatctctcgcgctgagccgtgctccctcaagggctgcagaagatagcgccaacctttccctttccctcaagaaccacttaccaccaccttGATTCTAACCTACGTATTCTataaaaagaaacatttgttgCCTTATTGCCTTACTTCATACTTTTAAttaatattgcgatagcaattatatggacactcaaaagcagatttctgccgtcggcgtcgccgtcgccgtgaggttccgtatgacgtcatttggagaagaaatcgttgccgcgcgccgaacgctgtatgtgcgagtgaaagggcgcgaggggcgcgtctttcacggggagtgaacgcacggcgaacaaacgcgcgttctgcgccgtgctcgcttaagggctgcagaagtaggcgtctctgttctccttcacaatcaccatgtatgtagagcaaacgcgccttcttccgacgagcgagaggccgtgggggagggggagggaagggaggcgacgtttagctgcggcacgcagtgcctatttatatcagaggctccggcaacagtcaccaacgccgcacgcattttgagcgaacgggggcaaaacgccgatggcgtcgacaacagttctgcgtgttgccgatgctgctgcatgtccaagtttatacagctgataaagctaatatcattactccgtatagctctctacaagtttgctatcgcaattgatgcttcgcctttcaggtgaaactgcgacaactttttttgttttgtactaTCCGGTTCTTGTACAATCCCCTACAGTGGATAAGTGCCACTAAATCGCAGGATCTTATCAAGTGCGGTTGAGCTTGAAGCCCGTCACCATACACGTGACCTCCAAAATATCACCCTGCGTGCCCGATCTCGGAGGACATGCATCACTCATAGCGAACACCATAACGGCAAAGATGGAGTTAAACCGTCGCAGTCCCCAGTGACGGTTGAACTCCGTGCTCACTGTTAAGGTCTTCAATGGCTTTTGGTTGAACAAGTGATGGTTGAACAGAGGTATTTCTGTAATCGATACAGGCCACAAGTCTGGATCATCCGTTTATTTGGCATTGCAAGCGGTCACATATAACTATATCCACACTTCTTTAGCGCATGCCACTGAATCTCGTGCTCTGtgaaaaattaaagaaaagaacACATTTGATACCTTGGAGTACCAAAGTATCAGCCTGGCAAATTCATCAGGAGAGTTCATTCTGGGAGTCGTAAAGCttcttgggaggggggggggggggggggtggatcaTCGATTCAAAACTTATTGATGTCTCAGCCAAGGGCTGTTCAGACTTCTGAAATGAGCACCCGATATTGAACGTGTGAAGTTAATTGGAGCAGTTGCTAAAAGATCACAGTTTCCACGGGCCaacttaaaggccaactgctaCAGAACTTTGAACCGCGATAAACGCCATTTCATATGCAAAGATATAAAACAGTCTTCAGTGAAAAACTCTCTGGTTGAAGTACGAGTAGATTCGTCAAGATTGACTCGCAAATAGACGCTTCTGATGaaactcaaaaataaaaaaaaataaagcgccGACCCATCATTACACGCCGGAAATGAAGCAAGACCCGGAAGGTTGCGAACGAGCGCGGTACCTGGGAACGACCTCCGAGATTGGGCGGCACTCACGGCGCGCTGAAGATCTCAGGAGGCCATGCTCTCGAATTGTTTATGGCCGATAACCACCAGGCGCCCGCGTTGTCTGCCAAGGTGCTATTTAGAGGCTATTAAATGGTAGATTGATTCCCTTTGTTGCATAAAATGATGACACTGCGGCCAATGATGGTCACTGCTATACCTGCAGCTTTGCAAAGATTGCTTCAAAAATACACAGTGCTACTGATGCTTATGACCAATTAAGTTCGTAGCAGTTGGCCTTCATTAAAGGGACCGACAACCAACTTGTGTGGTGCCGGCTTATGCGATGCAACGGAAAGCTTACCGGCAGTGGCGCAcctgacggggggggggggggggggggattcgagggttggacccccccccctgaggccgacttaaccccccccctcccttttgtttaaccccttttctttccttacgcatttgagtactgcaattaagatgtaagacgcgcaatcgtctgcacactcgcaaaaagtgcatttttgacaatttcccgtgaagaaatcgaaattagtgctgtttagatggtattggcaaactgtcaaccccccaccccctggcagagatcctgggtgcgctactgcttacCGGTCAGAGTGTCCAATTCTGCAGTGGTAACCCTGAAAATGCCGTAGAACAATTTTATcagattctttttctttcttttcgtatcTGCACTCGCGAACGTGCTCATGAAGCCGTACGCCGGAAACAATGCTGGAAACAGTGATAGGTGAGTGCGATAGCGATTGTACGTCGACATTGGTGGGAAACGGTAGGATACGCTCCGGTAGTGCTAGTCATGGAGTGCTGGCAGCTCTTTGCGGTACAATTAGTCGATAAGATTTTGTATCTCATAGGAGGGAGAGCGCTGAACTCGGGGTACTCACTCGCAAACTCGAGCGCATACAAGATAACTCgtgtgcgccgccgccgccacgcaaTGAAGGCCGCCACGGCGTTCCACTCGTTGCCGCCAAGGCAACGAGtggaacgccgttcacgctggTTAGCGTGAACTTTTTTAAAGCTCGTAATACGCACAGGATAAATGGCGAACGCCTATGAAATGTAATTAAACACCGCGGATTTCGACCAATAAGCATGACGCACTAAATAACGGCCGACTTACGTAGAGTAATCCTATTGCATCCATATCGAAGTACCAAGTTTCACCGCCAGTCCCGGCCACGTGCAGTTTATGGCGACTTTCCGTGCCAATTTAAAAATTTAATTACTACAATCGGCGACAGCATGCTCGATTCTATCACTATGCATCAATgaagagttttagcgtgtccggtattcgggtaaacgcaggtGGACAGGACGTTTTACCAGAGGGGcggatttattgttttgctttagtgtccctttaagatgaATGTGCAGCACCGTATGACACACAAAATTACTGATACTTTTCTTTGTCCATAGCCCCGCCGAATTCGATGGCTGACCTGACAAAGTTTCTCGGATAGATGCAAATGCAGGAATTAAACTTCAGAGAACATAAAAAAGTCAGTTCACGTAAAGCCCGCAGTGACTAACGACCCTGAAATGCAAGAAACTACTGTCATGAACACTCCTGTTCCCATGGACATTTTAAGCTCGCGCTAATTTTTGGATTGGCGGAGCACTATTCCAAATTAGTGCCAACCGTTGCtgacgtcactgcgttgtctTTAGAACTAACTTTTCCAAAATGTATTTATGAAAGGACATTATGAAAGGACTCAATCTCCGCAAACGTAATCCGGTGGATTACGCCTTCCTCGTATTTAATCGGTGGATAAGTACATCTGAATAACATATGTAAACAAGTGTTCTTTTCTTAATTACGCGCCCCTATTATACGCGGCGCCTGTGACGTCGCAGATTTTACGATATTTTATCGTGCATCTCTATTTTTTATGCAGGAAGAGCCCACGAAAGTATTCGGGTtgagttcccccccccccccccccttattttaTAAGGTAACAGATTTTGTGTTACGTTTTTTGAATAGCCTCGGCCGAAGCTGCCAAAATCTATGGAAAACTTAAGCGGGATGACAAGCTATCTGCAACAGTTCGACAATCTGCTGTAGTGTCCCTTCGATTGTATTTAAGCAAGCCGCTATGCGACGTGATTTAATAATGTTAAAACTTTTTAAATGATATCACGCGAGTGCTGACCGCTCGGCGTGTCAGCTACTGTGTAGCGGCGAGGGGCACTCCTGAAGCGAACTGCGCAACATTCGAACTGGAAATCGTCTTCTACGCTTGCCCATACTGCCACTGACCCGTCAAGCAGTTGACGCGCTCTCGCGATATCTTTCAATAATGCAAGGTAGTAGGTCCAGAAGTCGAATCAATAGGTCAGTGCCCAAATCAACACTCTTACGCATGCTTTTATTTATTGACTGGAGTGGCGTAAAGGACAGGTTATTTTTCTAaaatgggaagggggggggggcaatcttTTCGTAGATAGTGCAACAACGTCTGTGCATGGTGAAAGCTACGCGGACCACTTCTAAAACAGCGCTTTTCAGAAGAATACGTAAACTTAAAGGCCTGCAAGTTCAACCTGCTCGGAACAAATACTCCCGATTACGTGCGCCGCTGTAAGGTATAAGGTTTGCAGGAAAGACATCATGGCTGCAGTAAATTATGCACTGCCTTATATGCCTTATatgcctttactttttttttcgagaatcTACAAAACTTAAGTGCACACACATGCTTTGTGGCTCCAGCGGTTCCGTAATCATCTTGACTAAGATCTTTCCTcaataggaagaaaaaaaatgttcccTGAACTTAATAACCGTCTTTTGAGGAGCACACACTGCATGTCTGGAATTACAAGTGTTACTGAATCCGTGCAAGAGGAAACCATACTGGCCCCACGCCTTTCGTTAGAACGCGTGGCTTAATTAACACAACACAGCAAAATTGACTGAAACGAAGAGTTTTCAGTGATCGCACTTAATCCTTGAGCGAAATCAGATTTCGCTTTCGAAAAAGGCTAGCAAAGCTTGCCAACTTGCAATTTGAATGCACAGCAGGGCTGATTAAGGTCTCTCTCGCACTCTCTACAACGTGGATTCCAGAAACGTCTGACATCACCGAGACGCCGCGATGCCCAACTAGATTCCACAAACGGAGCAGTTCATGCCAAGGAAATATCTTCGGCAAACCTTGAAGGTTGCCAAGAAGTGGAGAACAAGTTCATTTCCAGTGCACTCGATcacgagagagagatagaggggAGATTCGGTCTGTTCGTTTGCTACAGATCATCGAACGGTTCGGTCGCTTTCACACTACTGGCATCACACTCCCACAAGCACGTCACAAGAAACGAAAACACTTGTCTGCCAAGACGCGTCCCTCAGTGTATCTGTCCTCCGCACTACAGCCTGGAATCGGCCACTTCACCGGGGTCTTCAAAGGCCACCCGTCTCTGTTCCACCGCCCTGAGCAGCTTTTTCCGCGGTCCCAGGGGCACGCCCATGGCTTGAGGTCTTCCTCACCGAGCAGCGTCAGCGCGTCCAGGTCCACCTTCTCCCTCGAGAACAGGTCCACGTACTCGGCCAGTCCGTGGGCGGCGAGGAACACTACGATCGCCGGGGTCGCGCTGCCGTCCTcctcttcgtcttcttcgtcttcctcgtAGTAGACGTCCTCGACGTCGTCCCAGGGCAGGACGCTCTGCCGCTGGGCCAGGCTGCCCGCCGAGCCGATGGAGtcgacgacgctgccgcagggcAAAGCGATGCTGCCGGCTTCCTCGTCGTCCATGCGACACGACGGCAAGGACAGGAGGGTCCCCGAGATGGAGTTTCGGAACGCGACGCTGCCGAAGCCCGGGCGCTCGAACATGCTCGAACCCGTCGTAGGCTCGTCCTCACCCAGGCCGGAGTCCGGGTGCGTGCCAAGGTCGGGCTCGCTGATGGCCCGCGAGAGGTCGCCCGGAGGCGAGCTGGAGTCCAGGAAGTCGGGCAGGCCGGGGCGCGAGGAAGGGGAGAGCAGGGGCTCCTCGGCGGAGCCCTTGGGCACAAAGACGACCTCGGCGTCGCGCTGCAGGCCCGTCAGTGAGCGGACAGACTTCTTGCCATCGTTGTCGAGGGTCCGCACCTGCGCCAGTTTAATGAGACGTCGTTTCGAGTCACGTGATTGATGGAACTAAGAATTGGTGTGCCAAAAGACACAAGAACGAAAGGAAAGGAAGGCACGCGTACGTGCCCCTGACTCGGAGCTAAGAAGTTTGTTTGGCAGTACCCGCGGTATACGTATAAGAGCATTCAGATCCTTTACGCGCGCAGACAACAGATGTGCCAGTTGCGAGTCCGACGAAGCCCGCTGAATGATTGGCTCATGGTACGACTGGTCATAAGCAGAGGATACGTAGTACGGTTAGTACGGTCCACCATGTTTTTGCCTAGAGCGCTTGAAAACACTGCAGAGCGAAGACAAATCAATATTCTTGCATATAGCTGTTTGGTTTAAAAGGCTATGCTTGTGATGCAACGGTAGCCACTTGGACACGTAAGTCACAAAGTGTCCAGCGCGATCTCACAAACCTAAGTAGCTCCTTTGGTATTACTCTCTATTTGCACTGCAGCCGGACGCAGAGGCCGGCGCGATGTGCGACTCGTCTGAAAGATGCCTATTCCAAATTGCTGGAACATCGAGCAACCTGTACGAAACGTATTGGATGCGTTTGTTGGTACGGCTTGTCTCATGTCGGATCGCACGCGGAATTGTAACGCATGCCTCCAGTTTACCCCAGTGACAACAATGTCGTCGATCCTATGGATATCCTATGGCCATCCACTGCCAGAACATGGATATCCTAGGGATGTGTCGAATACGTCCGACGGACGTCCTTCACATGATCGTTCGGCCGAATGCACTTTCCGAAGCTGAAGCTGGACGTCCCGCGGATGTCCTGTTTGTCTCCGAAATTATGTATGGACATTGCGACATGATTCGAATGTTCTATGGACGAAGTGTGTTCCCTGAGACCTTAGCATATGGTATGTTCAGACATTGGTGCTCGGTAAATGTATTTCGCACGTGTTGCATATAGGACGCCCATCGTAGCATATGTGTGTTTGCTGCTTACGTAGTGTTCCTAGAAAACTTACGGTGCGTCGTACGACTGGGAGCACCATCAAGATAACCAATACGCTTCTAACAAGGTTCCAGCAATCTACGTCGCGTGTATTACGTATCATACTTCCACCTTACCATGTTTATTCTGTTCATGTCGTGCTTATAAACCATGCCGTACGTCGTACGACCTGTCACACCAACAAAATATTACAGCAATGTACGTCGCACGTATTCCGTATCGGACGTGCACCTTACCACGTTTGTTCTGGTAACGTCGTGCTTAGAAATCATGCAGTCAGTCGTACCAACAAGACATCAAACAAGCTTTCAAAATGTTTCCAGCCGTTTACACCGCATGTAACGCGTATCGGATGCGACCCGTACTGCGTGTGTCATGCTTACTTGTGTGCATACAAACTATTCAGTCCGTCCTACGACCGGACGATCGTAGCTATACAGAACAAGCTTTCAGCAATTTACGTCACATGTATTAGGTCTCGAACCCCATCGTACTCTCCTGCTTACGCTAGTAACGTACGTAGAAACCGTTCGATCTGTCGTACGAGTCGTGCCAACAACACATCCAACACCCATAAACGGTTCCAAGAATCCTAGCAGCCGTCTTTACCGGAAGCGTCATCACAATGAGCGCACATTGTGTTGACGCACAAGTGCTGTTTGCCACTTACTAGGTGCTCCGCCTCTTGAAACCTGATTGGACATCTCGCAGACTCGCGCGCTGTATACGTCATCTTTCTGTGCGACTACAGTCGTACGCCAGATCGGATGCGAAATAGTACAGTGCCGTGTCCTGCTTCGCGCGTGTTTCCAACTTGGAACGGCCCCATGTACGATTACCGCTAATCACCCTTCGCGGCCGTCCCGACTCTCTATACTTGCATACCGCGCAGTGAACAGCACTTTGCATAGTTTGTACACGTGCCTTGTTGAAGTCCCCGGGGTCCGTGTTCTGTTTGCGCAGGTGCACCTTCTTGGAGACGGCGCCGAGACCCTTGCGACTCGACACCGTGGTCGAGGTGCCTGTGCTGACCATGTCCGAGAACTTCGGCGCCCGCGTAGGTTGCAGGGTGCCCCGGCCGTCGCCCACGTGCAGTGGGATGAGAGCGCTGTGCACGCCGTTGTTGGCCTCGACTAACAGTTCCACCTGCAGCGGGGAAATCAATTGACAGACTGATTGACTGACTGACAGACTGATTGATTAACTGACTGACAAACTGATTGATTAATTGGCTGAgagactgattgattgatttacaGACTGATCGGTTGATTGACAGACTGATTGGTTCATTGACAGACTGACTGACTGGTTGAGCAACTGACCGCCTGACTCACTGAGTTATTTATTAGTTGATTGGTCGAttgagattgattgattgactgtcCAAATGACCAACTTACAGaatgattgattgactgactagCCTAGTGCTTGAATGGCTGACTAACTCAATAATTGGCGAGTTGGCTGACTGATTGATTCAATATTTCACTGACTGACTGATTCACTGAATGAGCGACTGACCGATTTATTGGCTGCCCAAATGACTGACTGAGTGACTGCTTGAATGATTGAAATCAAATtattatattttccttttttgcgAAAAGAAGTAATCACCACATAAAAATTGCTCAACCAAGCAGCTTTACAGTCCGGCCGACCCCCGATAACTGCAATCATGTAAAAATACAAAGGAATGCAATCACTGCTTCGCTAGATTATTCGTGAGGGCATACCCGAATAAGAAAAAATtcaaggacgcttaagcttcgcctttaagagtggaaagcgatagcattatcgggccccgttcgcatcgcatttttctttcagtgtaagcgcttcactgcaacacagaacgtgggaaagccagcttacaaagaccaagcttacaccggcccccttaaagtcggcttcacttttaaacagaaatgcattgctgggaagacggtTTGCCAGGGCAATATAAACGGTTTTATATTAAAATATGGAGGCCCTAGGAACTATTTTTAttagtttattatttgtttgctattgccctgacgatcgcgcgtgtccaaaacgcattaggcaggcgaagtacCAAtctgacctgccgaggatgcgggC
This region of Dermacentor silvarum isolate Dsil-2018 chromosome 5, BIME_Dsil_1.4, whole genome shotgun sequence genomic DNA includes:
- the LOC119453117 gene encoding LOW QUALITY PROTEIN: Usher syndrome type-1G protein homolog (The sequence of the model RefSeq protein was modified relative to this genomic sequence to represent the inferred CDS: inserted 1 base in 1 codon; deleted 1 base in 1 codon), whose product is MDRDKFHRAARDGYLDLLREATRKDCNTPDEDGMTPTIWSAYYGHLDALRLLVGRGGDPDRCDHYGSTALHCAAANGHINCVSFLVSFGVNLWALDNDFHTATDVASINQREEVLRFLDQAVSKQSALNKKLVQRLKEKALRDADKRRKGYQKLTRKAAKKAERDDKMLEKQRKRMAQVELLVEANNGVHSALIPLHVGDGRGTLQPTRAPKFSDMVSTGTSTTVSSRKGLGAVSKKVHLRKQNTDPGDFNKVRTLDNDGKKSVRSLTGLQRDAEVVFVPKGSAEEPLLSPSSRPGLPDFLDSSSPPGDLSRAISEPDLGTHPDSGLGEDEPTTGSSMFERPGFGSVAFRNSISGTLLSLPSCRMDDEEAGSIALPCGSVVDSIGSAGSLAQRQSVLPWDDVEDVYYEEDEEDEEEDGSATPAIVVFLAAHGLAEYVDLFSREKVDLDALTLLGEEDLKXMGVPLGPRKKLLRAVEQRRVAFEDPGEVADSRL